One segment of Acidovorax sp. DW039 DNA contains the following:
- a CDS encoding response regulator transcription factor, with amino-acid sequence MSLIPKKGTVYVVDDDEAVRDSLQWLLEGKDYRVRCFDSAETFLSRYDPREVACLIVDIRMGGMTGLELQDRLIERKSPLPIVFITGHGDVPMAVNTMKKGALDFIQKPFDEEELLGLVERMLDHAREAFAGYQQAASRDALLSKLTSREAQVLERIVAGRLNKQIADDLGISIKTVEAHRANIMEKLNANTVADLLKIALGQNAPKA; translated from the coding sequence ATGAGCTTGATTCCGAAAAAAGGCACTGTTTACGTTGTAGATGATGATGAAGCCGTCCGCGATTCACTGCAGTGGTTGCTGGAAGGCAAGGACTACCGGGTGCGCTGCTTTGATTCGGCTGAAACATTCCTCTCACGCTATGACCCCCGCGAAGTCGCCTGCCTGATCGTGGATATCCGCATGGGCGGCATGACGGGTCTGGAACTGCAAGACCGACTGATCGAACGCAAGTCCCCCCTGCCGATCGTGTTCATTACCGGCCACGGCGACGTGCCCATGGCGGTGAACACCATGAAGAAGGGCGCACTCGACTTCATCCAGAAGCCATTTGACGAGGAAGAACTGCTGGGGCTGGTGGAGCGCATGCTGGACCATGCCCGTGAGGCCTTCGCGGGCTACCAGCAGGCTGCCAGCCGCGATGCACTGCTCTCCAAACTCACCAGCCGCGAGGCCCAGGTGCTCGAACGCATCGTGGCGGGTCGCCTGAACAAGCAGATTGCCGACGACCTGGGCATCAGCATCAAGACCGTGGAAGCGCACCGCGCCAACATCATGGAAAAGCTCAACGCCAACACCGTGGCCGATTTGCTGAAGATTGCACTGGGCCAGAACGCTCCCAAGGCCTGA
- the folD gene encoding bifunctional methylenetetrahydrofolate dehydrogenase/methenyltetrahydrofolate cyclohydrolase FolD, translating to MTAQLIDGNALSRQLRTEVAQRAAALKARGTTPGLAVILVGDNPASQVYVRNKVKACEDSGLHSVLEKYEATMSEADLLARVEALNNDPSIHGILVQLPLPAHIDAQKVIEAISPAKDVDGFHIASAGALMTGMPGFWPCTPYGCMKMLESIGYDLKGKHAVVIGRSNIVGKPMALMLLQKDATVTVCHSRTADLKAQTLQADVIVAAVGKRNVLTADMVKPGAVVLDVGMNRTDDGKLCGDVDFAGVKEVAGWITPVPGGVGPMTITMLLVNTLEAAERAAG from the coding sequence ATGACTGCTCAACTCATCGACGGCAACGCCCTCTCCCGCCAGCTGCGCACTGAAGTCGCCCAGCGCGCCGCTGCACTCAAGGCCCGCGGCACCACACCCGGCCTGGCCGTGATCCTGGTCGGGGACAACCCTGCCAGCCAGGTCTACGTGCGCAACAAGGTCAAGGCCTGTGAAGACAGCGGCCTGCACTCGGTGCTGGAAAAGTACGAGGCCACCATGTCCGAAGCGGACTTGCTGGCCCGCGTCGAGGCACTGAACAACGACCCCAGCATCCACGGCATCCTGGTGCAGCTTCCGCTGCCCGCCCACATCGATGCACAGAAGGTGATCGAGGCCATCTCGCCCGCCAAGGATGTGGACGGTTTCCACATCGCCAGCGCGGGCGCGTTGATGACCGGCATGCCCGGCTTTTGGCCCTGCACTCCCTACGGGTGCATGAAGATGCTGGAGAGCATTGGCTACGACCTCAAGGGCAAACACGCCGTGGTGATTGGCCGCAGCAACATCGTGGGCAAACCCATGGCACTGATGCTGCTGCAAAAGGATGCCACTGTCACGGTCTGCCACTCCCGCACGGCAGACCTCAAGGCGCAGACTCTGCAAGCCGACGTGATCGTGGCCGCCGTGGGCAAACGCAACGTGCTGACGGCCGACATGGTCAAGCCCGGTGCCGTGGTGCTGGATGTGGGCATGAATCGCACCGACGATGGCAAGCTGTGCGGCGATGTGGACTTTGCGGGCGTGAAGGAAGTGGCAGGCTGGATCACCCCCGTGCCTGGAGGGGTTGGCCCCATGACGATTACCATGCTGCTGGTCAACACGCTGGAAGCGGCAGAGCGCGCTGCGGGGTAA